The following coding sequences lie in one Carassius auratus strain Wakin unplaced genomic scaffold, ASM336829v1 scaf_tig00020682, whole genome shotgun sequence genomic window:
- the LOC113076534 gene encoding N-acetylmuramoyl-L-alanine amidase-like has protein sequence MDWHLCLLLSLLVVFAAEATTTKHMKDFIRAVESIEAVNPGLQMLDVVKGLRKAAGFDTDLIKRYLGDLSDAHDLVSDPSVTSYVSEVINHSLSEMGKEKGVVLTLDGSNVALAPMLLGLEAGLQSTVQGLYPLTLTHNLVASFLHHVHNEQTTLPFGTKGFWDSISSPNVYSLSDLPSLATDALIIGGIDGFILGSEVSSSNDHERSLSDLLKSYYSHQPDAAGLNASPRLISQKRRMNFKKLVSFSSLKSQMVQALTVHRNLNESERKRLDDVMNEGFDQFVHIYAVCPKIVTRSQWGAAAFIGSPSYLSLPVPYLFIHHTYQPSKPCTTFDQCASDMRSMQRYHQQTNGWSDIGYSFVAGSDGNLYEGRGWNWVGAHAYGYNSISYGVCFIGDYTSTLPIRSALDMVRYDFTSCAVNGGRLSSYYSLYGHRQADSTECPGNSLYREIQNWSHWESYLP, from the exons ATGGATTGGCATTTGTGTCTGCTTCTTTCTTTACTTGTGGTGTTTGCTGCTGAAG CCACCACCACAAAGCACATGAAGGACTTCATCAGAGCCGTGGAGAGCATTGAGGCTGTGAATCCAGGTCTTCAGATGCTCGATGTGGTGAAAGGTCTACGTAAGGCTGCTGGCTTTGATACAGACCTCATCAAGCGATACCTCGGTGACCTCAGTGATGCACATGACCTTGTGTCAGATCCATCAGTCACTTCTTATGTAAGCGAGGTCATTAATCACAGCCTGTCAGAGATGGGGAAGGAGAAAGGTGTGGTTCTCACGTTAGATGGTTCAAATGTGGCGTTGGCCCCAATGCTCCTTGGACTTGAGGCTGGGCTGCAGTCCACCGTCCAAGGCCTTTATCCTTTAACCTTGACCCACAACCTGGTCGCCTCATTTCTACATCATGTCCACAATGAACAAACCACTCTTCCTTTTGGCACTAAAGGGTTCTGGGATAGCATCTCATCCCCAAATGTCTACAGTCTCTCTGATTTGCCCTCCTTGGCCACAGACGCCCTAATAATCGGAGGTATAGACGGGTTCATTCTCGGGTCAGAAGTTTCCTCGTCTAATGATCATGAGCGATCGCTGAGTGACCTGCTGAAGAGTTACTACAGTCACCAGCCTGACGCCGCAGGGTTGAACGCATCGCCCCGTCTGATCAGTCAAAAACGAAGGATGAACTTCAAAAAGCTCGTCAGCTTCTCTTCGCTGAAAAGCCAGATGGTCCAAGCTCTAACAGTTCACCGCAACTTAAACGAGTCTGAGAGGAAGAGGCTGGATGATGTCATGAACGAAGGCTTTGACCAGTTTGTTCATATATATGCAG TCTGTCCCAAGATCGTCACTCGGTCTCAATGGGGAGCTGCAGCTTTCATTGGTTCTCCCTCCTATCTGTCTCTCCCTGTGCCGTACCTTTTCATCCACCACACATATCAACCCTCCAAGCCATGCACCACCTTCGATCAATGTGCCAGTGACATGCGCTCCATGCAGCGCTACCACCAGCAAACCAATGGATGGTCTGACATTGGATACAG ttttgtTGCAGGTTCTGATGGAAACCTGTATGAAGGCCGAGGCTGGAATTGGGTCGGTGCCCATGCTTACGGGTACAACTCCATAAGCTATGGTGTCTGTTTCATTGGAGATTATACCTCCACGCTCCCCATCAGGAGTGCGCTGGACATGGTGAGGTACGACTTCACAAGCTGTGCTGTGAACGGAGGCAGACTGTCCTCATATTACAGCTTGTACGGACACAGACAAGCCGATTCCACAGAATGCCCTGGAAACTCCCTCTACCGTGAAATCCAGAACTGGTCTCATTGGGAG AGTTATTTGCCTTGA